A genomic segment from Rubrobacter tropicus encodes:
- the lysA gene encoding diaminopimelate decarboxylase encodes MDDFYYEGDGLRCEGVALEEIAHAVGTPTYVYSHAAIEKAYNELDEAFSGLDHLVCYAVKANGNLAVLRALASLGAGADIVSGGELYRAMRAGFDPKKVVFAGVGKTEQELMAGLGERILLFNVESASELERLEQIAARFGKRARVSLRVNPDVDAGSHDHITTGRERDKFGIPVDQALALAERAKEYGCVDIIGVHQHIGSQITKLDPFKDSVERSAGLVDELKARHFDIRYFNIGGGLGIRYKDEETPTPGELVEAIRPTLEASGTKILCEMGRFISGAAGVLLTGVVYRKKSGEKDFIVADAGMNDLLRPSLYDAHHEIRAVKQNGSVTGADLVGPVCESGDYLARDRELPDAQEGDLLAVMGAGAYGFSMASNYNSRPRPAEVMVSGDRWAVVREREHYADLVKGELVPAFL; translated from the coding sequence TTGGACGACTTCTACTACGAGGGGGACGGCCTCCGCTGCGAGGGGGTCGCGCTCGAGGAGATCGCGCACGCGGTCGGAACACCTACCTACGTCTACAGCCACGCCGCCATCGAGAAAGCCTACAACGAACTCGACGAGGCCTTCTCGGGCCTCGACCACCTGGTCTGCTACGCGGTCAAGGCGAACGGGAACCTCGCGGTGCTGCGGGCTCTCGCCTCTCTCGGGGCCGGGGCGGACATAGTCTCTGGGGGGGAGCTCTACCGGGCGATGCGGGCCGGGTTCGACCCCAAGAAGGTGGTCTTCGCGGGCGTGGGCAAGACCGAGCAGGAGCTCATGGCCGGTCTCGGGGAGCGCATCCTGCTCTTCAACGTCGAGTCGGCCTCCGAGTTGGAGCGACTGGAGCAGATCGCGGCCCGCTTCGGCAAGCGCGCCCGCGTCTCGTTGCGGGTCAACCCCGACGTGGACGCCGGCAGCCACGACCACATCACGACAGGGAGGGAGCGAGACAAGTTCGGCATCCCGGTGGACCAGGCGCTGGCGCTCGCCGAGAGGGCCAAAGAGTACGGTTGCGTGGACATCATCGGGGTGCACCAGCACATAGGGTCCCAGATCACCAAGCTGGACCCCTTCAAGGACTCCGTCGAGAGGTCGGCCGGCCTGGTCGACGAGCTGAAAGCCCGTCACTTCGACATCCGGTACTTCAACATCGGGGGCGGCCTCGGCATCCGGTACAAGGACGAGGAGACGCCGACGCCCGGGGAGTTGGTCGAAGCCATCCGCCCGACGCTGGAGGCCTCGGGGACGAAGATCCTATGCGAGATGGGCCGCTTTATCTCGGGCGCCGCCGGCGTGTTGCTGACGGGCGTCGTCTACCGCAAGAAGAGCGGCGAGAAGGACTTCATAGTCGCCGACGCCGGGATGAACGACCTGTTGCGACCGAGCCTCTACGACGCCCACCACGAGATCCGGGCCGTAAAACAGAACGGCTCCGTGACGGGCGCCGACCTCGTGGGCCCCGTCTGCGAGTCCGGCGACTACCTGGCCCGCGACCGCGAGCTTCCCGATGCCCAAGAAGGCGACCTCCTCGCCGTCATGGGCGCCGGCGCCTACGGCTTCTCGATGGCCTCGAACTACAACTCCCGTCCCCGGCCGGCGGAGGTCATGGTAAGCGGCGACCGCTGGGCCGTGGTGAGGGAGCGCGAGCACTACGCGGACCTGGTAAAGGGCGAGCTGGTGCCGGCGTTTTTGTAG
- a CDS encoding GNAT family N-acetyltransferase, translated as MSSAVLPEFMHHDAAVNRCWGRLFADFAGFQVAVCDDDDHVVAAGNSIPFVWNGRLYGLPGGVGETVGRGVGDLEAGRGPTVASTLLAMVTPGHQGRGLSAVVLRAMKEEAAGRGLAAMIAPVRPTLKDRYPLTPMERYARWKRDDGLPFDPWLRVHRRLGAEILRVAPRAMRISGTVGEWEAWTGMRFPESGPYVVPGALCPVRMDLELDLGTYEEPNVWMRHPIGTKR; from the coding sequence ATGAGCTCGGCCGTGTTGCCCGAGTTCATGCACCACGACGCGGCGGTGAACCGTTGTTGGGGCAGGCTCTTCGCTGACTTCGCCGGGTTTCAGGTTGCGGTCTGCGATGACGATGACCACGTCGTCGCGGCCGGGAACTCTATTCCTTTTGTCTGGAATGGGCGCCTCTATGGGTTGCCTGGCGGGGTGGGGGAGACCGTTGGGCGGGGTGTGGGAGACCTCGAAGCGGGGCGGGGTCCGACGGTGGCTTCGACGCTGCTGGCCATGGTTACGCCCGGTCATCAGGGGCGGGGGTTGAGCGCGGTAGTCCTGCGCGCGATGAAGGAGGAGGCCGCCGGGCGGGGGCTCGCGGCGATGATCGCGCCGGTAAGGCCGACGTTGAAGGACCGTTACCCGCTCACCCCCATGGAGCGCTACGCCCGCTGGAAGCGGGACGATGGGTTGCCGTTCGACCCGTGGCTGCGGGTGCATCGGAGGCTCGGTGCTGAGATCCTGCGCGTCGCGCCCCGGGCCATGAGGATCTCGGGCACGGTGGGGGAGTGGGAAGCCTGGACGGGGATGCGGTTCCCTGAGAGCGGCCCCTATGTGGTGCCGGGTGCCCTCTGCCCCGTCCGGATGGACCTCGAACTGGACCTCGGCACCTACGAGGAGCCGAACGTCTGGATGCGACACCCGATCGGGACCAAAAGATAG
- a CDS encoding GNAT family N-acetyltransferase, with product MTLRAVTRDDLPRLLGFANDLEVELAGGDPPVPRTLEGLQKDFEREASDPPRDRTNFVIEADGGCIGTCGLFNIDANARHAELGIGIGDKEYWGRGYGREAVGLLLGYAFRLRNLRRVWLEVHAANGRAIRSYRSCGFVEEGRMREHVWLGGRYVDNVIMGVLREEWEG from the coding sequence GTGACGCTCAGGGCCGTTACGCGGGACGACTTGCCCCGCCTGCTAGGGTTCGCGAACGACCTGGAGGTCGAGCTCGCGGGCGGCGACCCGCCGGTCCCGCGGACGCTCGAGGGTTTGCAGAAGGACTTCGAGAGGGAGGCCTCGGACCCGCCGCGCGACAGGACCAACTTCGTCATCGAGGCCGACGGTGGGTGCATCGGCACCTGCGGCCTCTTCAACATCGACGCGAACGCCAGGCACGCCGAGCTCGGCATCGGTATTGGAGATAAAGAGTACTGGGGGCGGGGTTACGGGCGGGAGGCCGTGGGCCTGCTGCTTGGCTACGCTTTTCGGTTGAGGAACTTGAGGCGGGTCTGGCTCGAGGTCCATGCCGCGAACGGGCGCGCGATCCGCTCCTATCGCTCCTGTGGTTTCGTGGAGGAGGGCAGGATGAGGGAGCACGTCTGGCTCGGCGGGCGGTACGTGGACAACGTCATCATGGGCGTGCTGCGCGAGGAGTGGGAAGGGTAG
- a CDS encoding alpha/beta fold hydrolase produces the protein MSTFVLIHGAWHGAWCWDGVAPLLERSGHEVVRFDLPGHGEDRTPAAEVTLEGYTDRVVEALDALSGPGVLVGHSLSGTVISQAAERRPEKIGKLVYLCALLLPGGKSAIEASQEDGDSVVLQSAEVDEDRGRIILSEEGMRKALYHDCPEEDFERARRLITPQPLAPLATPVEVTEGSFGSVRRTYVRTTQDRAVSPAAQEKMYTELPCEKVVSMATGHLPFFAAPGELAGHLDSLAKL, from the coding sequence ATGAGTACATTCGTATTGATCCACGGCGCGTGGCACGGCGCGTGGTGCTGGGATGGGGTCGCCCCCCTTCTGGAGCGGTCCGGTCACGAGGTCGTGAGGTTCGATCTGCCGGGACACGGCGAGGACCGGACCCCGGCCGCGGAGGTCACGTTGGAGGGCTACACGGATCGCGTCGTCGAGGCGCTCGATGCCCTGTCCGGGCCCGGGGTGCTCGTGGGGCACAGCTTGAGCGGCACCGTCATCAGCCAGGCCGCCGAGCGGCGCCCCGAGAAGATAGGGAAGCTCGTCTACCTGTGCGCGTTGCTGCTGCCCGGTGGAAAGAGCGCCATAGAGGCGTCGCAGGAAGATGGCGATTCGGTGGTGCTGCAGAGCGCCGAGGTGGACGAGGACCGGGGCCGGATCATCCTGTCCGAAGAGGGGATGAGAAAGGCCCTCTACCACGACTGTCCGGAGGAAGACTTCGAGCGGGCCCGGCGTCTGATCACCCCCCAACCACTCGCCCCGTTGGCAACACCTGTGGAAGTGACGGAGGGTAGCTTCGGGAGCGTGCGGAGAACCTACGTACGCACCACCCAGGATAGGGCCGTCAGCCCCGCCGCCCAGGAGAAGATGTACACCGAGTTGCCCTGCGAGAAGGTAGTCTCGATGGCGACGGGCCACCTGCCGTTCTTCGCCGCACCAGGGGAACTGGCCGGGCACCTCGACTCCCTGGCAAAGCTCTAG
- a CDS encoding ATP-binding protein, translated as MKVRVHFPLASEGHLGRAAAAAAGHASYGVSGTNGRARVSVELDLPADWRLLDDFAGLLRGEREAGYAADGAPISGEELFAGMRCFLRKQRSGAAAREWCTPRHLEDKQLFPCRQIHLYDNDHLTNNSWYAYGRMEEDAVFRVDKEAITDRVLSDLGPCVHCPILDLDATAELVARLPEKIEPGKDSAWSYREKGPLSEWKVAKTREGRDPARAPISEDREGIFERLARSVRSGGANVAAASGAAPGSRNVPPTRYEDVGGMRETIEMVREAVELPITHPEIFKKMGIRPHKGILFYGPPGTGKTLLARAVAHESGAHFIAVSGPEILNKFWGQSEAKLRSIFGEARAKAPAIVLFDEIDSFASSRDAMSESFEATLVSQLLSLMDGLNDLGRVCVIATTNRPSALDSALRRPGRFDHEIEVGLPDAEARLHILKIHARGMPTDPDLDLEQIARATGGYSGADLEALCREAALVCMRRTINLRDFEKRIAPHQLSALSVTTYDFRTATKRVGASIRR; from the coding sequence ATGAAGGTCAGGGTCCATTTTCCTCTAGCCTCAGAAGGCCACCTCGGGCGGGCAGCCGCCGCGGCGGCCGGCCACGCCTCGTACGGGGTCTCGGGGACGAACGGCCGGGCGCGGGTCTCCGTCGAGCTCGACCTGCCGGCCGATTGGCGGCTGCTAGACGACTTCGCCGGCCTCCTGCGCGGCGAGAGAGAGGCCGGGTACGCGGCGGACGGCGCCCCGATCTCGGGCGAGGAGCTCTTCGCGGGGATGCGGTGTTTCTTGCGCAAGCAGCGATCCGGGGCGGCGGCCAGGGAGTGGTGCACGCCCAGGCACCTTGAGGACAAGCAGCTCTTCCCTTGCCGTCAGATCCACCTCTACGACAACGACCACCTGACGAACAACTCCTGGTACGCCTACGGGCGGATGGAAGAGGACGCCGTCTTCCGGGTGGACAAGGAAGCCATAACGGACCGAGTCCTCTCCGACCTCGGCCCGTGCGTCCACTGCCCCATCCTCGACCTCGACGCGACGGCCGAGCTCGTCGCCCGCCTCCCCGAGAAGATCGAACCCGGCAAAGATAGCGCCTGGTCTTACCGCGAGAAGGGCCCCCTATCAGAATGGAAGGTCGCGAAGACGCGCGAAGGCCGCGACCCGGCCAGGGCGCCCATTTCAGAGGATAGGGAGGGCATCTTCGAGCGGCTGGCGCGGAGCGTGAGGAGCGGCGGGGCGAACGTGGCGGCGGCGAGCGGGGCGGCGCCCGGTAGCCGCAACGTGCCGCCCACCCGCTACGAGGACGTCGGCGGGATGCGCGAGACCATAGAGATGGTCAGGGAGGCCGTCGAGCTCCCCATAACGCACCCCGAGATCTTCAAGAAGATGGGCATCAGGCCGCACAAGGGCATCCTGTTTTATGGTCCTCCGGGGACGGGGAAGACGTTGCTCGCCCGGGCCGTCGCGCACGAGAGCGGGGCGCACTTCATAGCGGTCTCGGGGCCCGAGATCCTCAACAAGTTCTGGGGCCAGAGCGAGGCGAAGCTCCGCTCCATCTTCGGCGAGGCCCGCGCCAAGGCGCCGGCGATAGTCCTCTTCGACGAGATCGACTCCTTCGCCTCGTCCCGCGACGCGATGAGCGAGAGCTTCGAGGCCACCCTCGTCTCCCAACTCCTCTCGCTGATGGACGGCCTCAACGACCTCGGGAGGGTCTGCGTCATAGCGACCACCAACCGCCCGTCCGCCCTCGACTCGGCCCTCAGGCGCCCCGGCCGCTTCGACCACGAGATAGAGGTCGGCCTGCCAGACGCTGAAGCGCGATTGCACATCCTCAAGATCCATGCCAGAGGAATGCCCACGGACCCGGATCTCGACCTGGAGCAGATCGCCCGGGCGACGGGCGGCTACTCGGGCGCCGACCTCGAAGCCCTCTGTCGGGAGGCCGCCCTCGTCTGCATGAGGCGCACCATAAACCTCCGCGACTTCGAGAAGCGCATAGCCCCGCACCAGCTCTCCGCCCTCTCCGTTACCACCTACGACTTCCGCACCGCCACCAAACGCGTCGGCGCCTCCATCCGGCGCTAG
- a CDS encoding DUF2585 family protein gives MRKTLPWIAVVAVLAGTTYLLRSQGRLWVCSCDYVLLWSGDAWSSDNSQHLLDPYSFTHVLHGFVLCGLLALVVPRVPAVWRLWLAVSVEALWEVVENSEFVIRRYREETAALGYTGDTVLNSLADIVLCGIGFALADRLGFRLTAALFVLTEAVLAVWIRDGLILNIIMLIHPIEAVREWQAAGH, from the coding sequence ATGCGAAAGACTCTGCCGTGGATCGCCGTCGTCGCGGTGCTGGCCGGCACCACGTACCTGCTCCGCAGCCAGGGGCGCCTGTGGGTGTGCTCCTGCGACTACGTCCTCCTGTGGTCTGGCGACGCGTGGAGCTCGGACAACTCGCAGCACCTGCTTGACCCTTACAGCTTCACGCACGTGCTGCACGGCTTCGTCTTGTGCGGTCTGCTGGCGCTCGTCGTCCCGCGTGTGCCGGCGGTCTGGCGGCTCTGGCTCGCGGTCTCGGTCGAGGCCTTGTGGGAGGTGGTGGAGAACTCGGAGTTCGTCATCAGGCGCTACCGCGAGGAGACGGCCGCGCTTGGATACACCGGCGATACCGTACTGAACTCGCTCGCCGACATCGTCCTTTGCGGGATCGGGTTCGCGCTTGCCGATCGCCTGGGGTTTCGTCTCACGGCCGCGCTCTTCGTGTTGACGGAGGCCGTTTTGGCGGTCTGGATCAGGGACGGCCTGATCCTCAATATCATCATGCTGATTCACCCGATAGAAGCCGTTAGAGAGTGGCAGGCCGCGGGCCACTAG
- a CDS encoding helix-turn-helix domain-containing protein, which produces MGDKLLTIGEMARRSGVPVKTIRHYSDFGVLPPSAFSDAGYRMYSEADRSRLEMIRTFRAAGFGLPTIKRLFSREVRPSEAVELQLEAVNLQLRTLERQRALLRATREKGEGAALRYPDRARALAVLTARERRAFLEEHFERGLEGIPVDPETKEWFRRMMVEDLPEDLTDEQLASWVELSELASDDGFIRKLREQTGPFWEAAGGRLDRAEFGRATNETFREAAEAVREGHPPTGERGQRVVQGLIDANARALNRAGDPDFEGWLLRHYDETSDPRMERYWHLISTLKDIEYDPSLAEAHRWLVEGLRWRVSQTAPRAK; this is translated from the coding sequence TTGGGGGATAAGCTACTCACCATCGGGGAGATGGCGCGACGGAGCGGGGTGCCGGTAAAGACGATCCGGCACTACTCCGACTTCGGCGTGCTGCCGCCTTCCGCGTTCAGCGACGCGGGCTACCGAATGTACTCCGAGGCCGACCGCTCGCGGCTGGAGATGATCCGGACCTTCCGGGCCGCCGGTTTCGGGCTCCCGACGATAAAGCGCCTCTTCTCGCGCGAGGTGCGTCCCTCGGAGGCCGTCGAACTCCAGTTGGAGGCGGTGAACCTCCAACTACGGACGCTCGAACGCCAGCGAGCTCTGCTGCGGGCGACCCGGGAAAAAGGTGAGGGCGCGGCCCTGAGGTACCCGGATCGGGCACGCGCCCTGGCCGTGCTGACGGCCCGGGAGAGAAGGGCGTTCCTCGAAGAACATTTCGAGCGCGGGCTCGAAGGCATTCCCGTGGACCCGGAAACGAAGGAGTGGTTCAGGCGGATGATGGTCGAGGACCTTCCGGAAGACCTCACGGACGAGCAACTCGCGTCCTGGGTCGAGCTCTCGGAGCTGGCCTCCGACGACGGCTTTATCCGGAAGCTGCGGGAGCAGACGGGTCCCTTCTGGGAAGCGGCGGGAGGACGCCTGGATCGGGCCGAGTTCGGCCGGGCGACGAACGAGACCTTTCGCGAAGCGGCCGAGGCCGTGCGAGAGGGCCATCCGCCGACAGGCGAACGCGGGCAGCGCGTGGTGCAAGGCCTGATCGACGCGAACGCGCGCGCCCTGAACAGGGCCGGTGACCCGGACTTCGAGGGCTGGCTCCTGCGCCACTACGACGAAACGTCGGACCCGCGCATGGAGCGCTACTGGCACCTGATCTCCACCCTGAAGGACATCGAGTACGATCCGTCCCTCGCCGAGGCCCACCGCTGGCTCGTCGAAGGCCTGCGCTGGCGGGTCTCCCAAACGGCCCCGCGCGCGAAGTGA
- the rplK gene encoding 50S ribosomal protein L11, which produces MGRGRKREIRTVKLELEAGRATPAPPVGRDLGPHGVNLAEFCGRYNEATAGQAGRVVPVLVRIFEDRSFSIVLKTPLTSALLREAAGIEKGSGSPNGRPVGTVSREQLRQIAETKMPDLNAACVEGAMKIVEGTARSMGVKVVG; this is translated from the coding sequence ATGGGAAGAGGCAGGAAGAGGGAGATCCGGACGGTCAAGCTGGAGCTCGAAGCGGGCCGGGCGACGCCGGCGCCGCCGGTTGGCCGGGATCTCGGGCCGCACGGGGTCAACCTCGCGGAGTTTTGCGGGAGGTACAACGAAGCGACGGCGGGACAGGCGGGCAGGGTCGTGCCGGTCCTGGTGAGGATCTTCGAGGACCGCTCGTTCTCCATAGTACTCAAGACGCCCCTGACCTCGGCCCTTCTGCGAGAGGCTGCCGGCATCGAGAAGGGCTCCGGCTCGCCAAACGGACGGCCGGTTGGGACCGTCTCCCGAGAGCAGTTGCGTCAGATAGCCGAGACCAAGATGCCCGACCTGAACGCCGCTTGCGTGGAAGGGGCCATGAAGATCGTCGAGGGCACGGCGAGGAGCATGGGCGTGAAGGTGGTCGGTTAG
- a CDS encoding glycoside hydrolase family 16 protein has protein sequence MRRSLYVWLSVLIAVSPLLLALPPREAEAAVGAQIVGPTYASGVRYSGQAAASTLQVKNSGTAADTLWVRYTVTDKAGKERNLPAVSVSLGAGQLSGTITRTWTVPDPVDPSVLTTGFYAAGFSVYDANPDTNAAARLLDSDEQPNAFRAFNFLDQFSTFDTTRWFRGDHGLGFIREQGPDEPGCGTIGPATNVLYASYLNPANVALSGTGQLQMRLPAGPSSNPCANVEGAEIESADYYRYGTYEIRMQLPDAPSSITGFFLYGGDGVAEIDIEAFNEKTTDPDTGAQKGKVMFTTYSKNPDGSPNYTPTHTTNGEPGNEPPLSLPFDPTAGMHIYRFDLYPGSVRFYVDGVMMKEWTDGLPSDKMKLLLNSWYPRWMSQTAPPEDRFLNVEWIRH, from the coding sequence GTGAGAAGATCGCTCTACGTATGGTTATCCGTCTTGATTGCCGTGTCGCCGTTGCTGCTCGCCTTGCCTCCCCGGGAGGCCGAGGCCGCCGTGGGGGCCCAGATCGTCGGCCCGACCTACGCCTCCGGGGTGCGCTACTCAGGACAGGCCGCAGCCTCGACCCTGCAGGTCAAGAACTCCGGCACCGCGGCCGACACCCTCTGGGTGAGGTATACGGTGACCGACAAGGCCGGGAAGGAGCGCAACCTGCCGGCGGTCTCGGTCTCGTTGGGCGCGGGGCAGCTCTCGGGGACTATCACGAGGACGTGGACGGTGCCCGATCCCGTAGACCCCTCGGTGCTCACGACCGGCTTCTACGCGGCCGGTTTCTCCGTCTACGACGCGAACCCGGACACCAACGCCGCCGCCAGGCTGCTCGACAGCGACGAGCAGCCGAACGCCTTCCGGGCCTTCAATTTTCTCGACCAGTTCTCCACCTTCGACACGACCAGATGGTTCAGGGGCGACCACGGCCTGGGCTTTATACGGGAGCAGGGGCCGGATGAGCCGGGCTGCGGCACCATAGGACCGGCCACGAACGTCCTTTACGCCAGCTACCTCAACCCCGCCAACGTCGCCCTGAGCGGCACCGGGCAGCTGCAAATGAGGCTCCCGGCCGGGCCGTCGAGCAACCCGTGCGCGAACGTTGAGGGCGCCGAGATCGAGTCTGCCGACTACTACAGGTACGGGACGTACGAGATCCGGATGCAACTGCCGGACGCCCCCTCCTCCATAACGGGCTTCTTCCTCTACGGGGGCGACGGCGTCGCCGAGATAGACATAGAGGCGTTCAACGAGAAGACCACCGACCCCGACACGGGCGCCCAGAAGGGCAAGGTCATGTTCACCACCTACTCCAAGAACCCCGACGGCTCGCCCAACTACACTCCGACCCACACGACCAACGGCGAGCCGGGCAACGAGCCGCCCCTGTCGCTCCCCTTCGACCCGACGGCGGGGATGCACATCTACCGCTTCGACCTCTACCCGGGGAGCGTCAGGTTCTACGTCGACGGGGTGATGATGAAGGAGTGGACCGACGGCCTGCCCTCGGACAAGATGAAGCTGCTCCTCAACTCCTGGTACCCGCGCTGGATGTCCCAGACCGCCCCGCCCGAGGACCGCTTCCTGAACGTGGAGTGGATCAGGCACTAG
- a CDS encoding DUF4188 domain-containing protein — translation MGVINGRFTAKMDDPFVVFLIGMRINRPLAIGKWLPTARAMGPMLRELYKHPEKGFLGGEFFFYGRGPALVQYWRSFEDLERFARNPDDPHMPAWQRFNREARSSGAVGIWHETYLVEPGAYEAIYANMPEFGLAKATERVPAIGGRETARRRLMREDRGQT, via the coding sequence ATGGGCGTGATCAACGGCAGGTTCACCGCCAAGATGGACGACCCCTTCGTCGTCTTCCTTATAGGGATGCGCATAAACCGGCCCCTGGCCATCGGGAAGTGGCTCCCGACGGCACGCGCCATGGGGCCGATGCTAAGAGAACTATACAAGCACCCGGAGAAGGGGTTCTTGGGCGGCGAGTTCTTCTTCTACGGTCGGGGACCGGCGCTGGTCCAGTACTGGCGATCGTTCGAGGACCTGGAGAGGTTCGCCCGGAATCCCGACGATCCTCACATGCCGGCGTGGCAGAGGTTCAACCGGGAGGCCAGGAGCAGCGGGGCCGTCGGCATCTGGCACGAGACCTACCTCGTGGAGCCGGGGGCGTACGAGGCGATCTACGCCAACATGCCCGAGTTCGGGCTGGCAAAGGCCACCGAGCGCGTCCCCGCCATCGGAGGGAGGGAGACGGCCCGCCGGCGCCTCATGAGGGAGGATCGGGGCCAGACGTAA
- a CDS encoding PPOX class F420-dependent oxidoreductase: MRKTIKTPFEARAASARGATALGSASLGAAAVGAGAFGAVAIGALAIRRLAIRRGKIGHLSIEDLEVGRLRVRELVVEEQRSAPRPFEVLDGHRYVNLTTFRRGGEAVTTTIWFVRVGDNIYATTPPDSGKMKRIRNDPRVVLAPSNARGRTLGAGVGGKARVIDGAAPEGAETALREKYGLGLTLFRIFGPRNVGQVTLEVSPVETEGA, encoded by the coding sequence ATGAGGAAGACTATAAAGACGCCCTTCGAGGCGCGGGCGGCATCAGCGCGGGGGGCTACGGCCCTCGGAAGCGCGAGCCTGGGGGCGGCGGCGGTGGGGGCCGGGGCGTTCGGGGCCGTCGCGATCGGGGCGCTGGCGATACGCCGCCTCGCCATAAGGCGCGGCAAGATCGGCCACCTCTCCATAGAAGATCTGGAGGTAGGCCGCCTGCGGGTCCGCGAGCTCGTCGTCGAGGAGCAACGGAGCGCCCCGCGTCCCTTCGAGGTCCTGGACGGCCACAGATACGTCAACCTGACGACCTTCCGCCGGGGCGGCGAGGCTGTGACGACGACCATCTGGTTCGTCCGGGTCGGCGACAACATCTACGCCACGACCCCTCCGGACTCGGGCAAGATGAAGCGAATCCGTAACGACCCTCGGGTCGTGCTGGCCCCGTCCAACGCCCGGGGCAGAACGCTTGGCGCGGGCGTCGGGGGCAAGGCCCGCGTCATCGACGGCGCGGCGCCAGAGGGGGCGGAGACGGCCCTGCGCGAAAAGTACGGGCTGGGGCTCACGCTGTTCCGGATCTTCGGCCCCAGAAACGTCGGACAGGTGACCCTGGAAGTAAGCCCGGTAGAGACGGAAGGAGCCTGA